One Nodosilinea sp. FACHB-141 DNA segment encodes these proteins:
- a CDS encoding NYN domain-containing protein, which yields MLDSHSHSLNNHSLLGEDAIFTPEQVLENRGRVAIFIDGSNLFYAALQLGIEIDYTKLLCKLTAGSRLFRSFFYTGVDRTNEKQQGFLLWMRRNGYRVIAKDLVQLPDGSKKANLDVEIAVDLVALVGYYDTAVLVSGDGDLAYAADAASYRGARVEVVSLRSMTSDSLINVADRYIDLEGIKDDIRKMPRNSASHSYTYRPLSNLATADDAVDDGVTISE from the coding sequence ATGTTAGATAGTCACAGCCACTCCTTAAATAACCACTCTTTACTTGGCGAAGACGCCATTTTCACCCCTGAGCAAGTGCTCGAAAATCGGGGCCGGGTAGCCATTTTTATTGATGGTTCGAACCTGTTTTACGCAGCTCTGCAGTTGGGCATTGAGATTGACTACACCAAGCTGCTGTGCAAGCTCACGGCTGGCTCGCGGCTGTTTCGGTCATTTTTCTACACTGGAGTAGACCGCACGAACGAAAAGCAGCAGGGCTTTTTGCTGTGGATGCGGCGCAACGGCTATCGGGTGATTGCCAAAGACCTGGTGCAGCTGCCCGATGGCTCGAAAAAAGCCAATCTCGATGTCGAAATAGCGGTGGATTTGGTGGCCCTGGTCGGCTACTACGATACTGCCGTGCTGGTCAGCGGTGATGGCGATTTGGCCTATGCTGCCGATGCCGCTAGCTACCGGGGGGCGCGGGTCGAGGTGGTGAGCCTGCGATCTATGACCAGCGATAGTCTGATCAACGTGGCCGATCGCTACATCGATCTCGAAGGGATCAAAGACGACATTAGAAAAATGCCCCGCAACTCTGCAAGTCACAGCTACACCTACCGCCCTCTGTCTAACCTAGCGACTGCCGACGATGCGGTAGACGACGGCGTGACAATCAGCGAGTAG
- a CDS encoding cysteine synthase A, producing MDIKQGFVATVGNTPLIRLNSVSEATGCDILGKAEFLNPGGSVKDRAALYIVEDAERKGLLKPGGTVVEGTAGNTGIGMAHICNAKGYRCLIVIPDTQSQEKIDLLRTLGAEVRTVPAVPYRDPNNYVRLSGRLAAELDNAVWANQFDNLANRLAHYETTGPEIWAQTEGTIDGWVAATGTGGTYAGVAMFLKEKNPSIRCVVADPMGSGLYSYVKTGEVHIEGGSITEGIGNSRITANMEGVPIDDAIQIEDPEALRTIYQLLYNDGLFMGGSVGINVAAAVKLAQQLGPGHKIVTVLCDGGSRYQSRIYSRPWLEEKGLWSEDLAPATP from the coding sequence ATGGATATCAAACAAGGTTTTGTCGCCACAGTTGGCAACACTCCCCTCATTCGCCTCAACAGCGTGAGCGAGGCCACTGGCTGCGACATTCTGGGCAAAGCAGAGTTTCTCAACCCCGGTGGCTCGGTCAAAGATCGCGCTGCACTCTACATTGTCGAAGACGCCGAGAGGAAGGGGCTGCTCAAGCCCGGCGGCACCGTCGTGGAAGGCACCGCCGGCAACACCGGCATTGGCATGGCCCACATCTGCAATGCCAAGGGCTACCGCTGCCTCATCGTCATCCCCGACACCCAGTCGCAAGAAAAAATCGACCTGCTGCGCACCCTCGGCGCTGAGGTCCGCACCGTCCCCGCCGTGCCCTACCGTGACCCCAACAATTACGTAAGGCTCTCAGGTCGCCTGGCGGCGGAGCTTGACAACGCCGTTTGGGCCAACCAGTTTGACAATTTGGCCAACCGCTTGGCCCACTACGAAACCACCGGCCCTGAAATTTGGGCGCAAACCGAGGGTACCATTGACGGCTGGGTAGCGGCTACGGGTACCGGTGGCACCTACGCTGGCGTAGCCATGTTTCTGAAAGAGAAAAACCCCAGCATTCGCTGCGTAGTGGCTGATCCCATGGGCAGCGGCCTCTACAGCTACGTCAAAACCGGCGAGGTTCACATCGAGGGCGGCTCCATTACCGAGGGCATCGGCAACAGCCGCATCACCGCCAACATGGAAGGGGTGCCCATCGACGATGCTATCCAAATCGAAGACCCCGAGGCGCTGCGCACCATCTATCAGCTGCTCTATAACGACGGGCTGTTCATGGGCGGTTCAGTAGGCATCAACGTAGCAGCGGCGGTAAAACTAGCCCAGCAGCTTGGCCCCGGCCACAAAATTGTCACCGTGCTGTGCGATGGTGGCTCCCGCTACCAGTCGCGCATCTACAGCCGTCCCTGGCTAGAAGAAAAGGGGCTGTGGTCTGAGGATTTGGCTCCCGCCACACCTTAG
- a CDS encoding TenA family transcriptional regulator: MALTCQSLLQAHPTAWHSATTHPFLTGCQSGTLHPAQFNTWLVQDFLFVKDFTRMVGRVLGAAPDDHIDGLLAGLGALKDELLWFEAKAAERSLDLSTSPQPTCQRYCEFMTGLAQQPYAVQATALWAIEYAYNQGWQLPGPMPEPYTEFADRWGNPGFTDYVHLLAAQADAALATASSEVQAQAEAAFLQVADLEAAFWQMAFTAAEAVQ, encoded by the coding sequence ATGGCTCTGACCTGTCAATCTCTCCTGCAAGCTCACCCGACCGCCTGGCACAGCGCCACCACCCACCCGTTTTTAACCGGCTGTCAGAGCGGCACTCTGCACCCCGCTCAGTTCAACACCTGGCTGGTGCAGGATTTTTTGTTTGTCAAAGACTTTACCCGCATGGTGGGGCGGGTGCTGGGGGCGGCCCCCGATGACCACATTGATGGGCTGCTGGCAGGGCTGGGTGCTCTGAAAGACGAGCTGCTGTGGTTTGAGGCTAAGGCCGCCGAGCGATCGCTCGACCTATCTACCTCGCCCCAGCCCACCTGCCAACGCTACTGTGAGTTCATGACCGGTCTTGCCCAGCAGCCCTACGCGGTGCAGGCTACTGCTCTATGGGCCATTGAGTATGCCTACAATCAAGGCTGGCAGCTGCCCGGCCCCATGCCCGAGCCCTACACCGAGTTCGCAGATCGCTGGGGTAACCCCGGCTTTACCGACTACGTGCACCTGTTGGCCGCCCAGGCCGATGCTGCCCTGGCTACAGCTAGCTCAGAGGTTCAGGCCCAGGCCGAAGCCGCCTTTTTGCAGGTTGCTGATCTCGAAGCGGCCTTCTGGCAAATGGCATTTACCGCTGCTGAGGCTGTTCAATAA
- the metG gene encoding methionine--tRNA ligase gives MTFTPVDQPPFAITTPLYYVNGLPHIGSAYTTIAADVVARFYRLMGHPVLMITGTDEHGQKIQRTAEERGVSPQEHCDEFVAGFERLWELLNIDCDRFIRTTAPRHNVIVNEFFQRLWDQGDIYKGQQQGWYCVSCEEFKEERDLLPNQHCAIHTNKPVEWRDESNYFFKLSKYQDQLEQLYASQPDFIQPEARRNEVLGFVKQGLQDFSISRINLDWGFPVPTDPEQTLYVWFDALLGYLTALQDPSEPPSLEQAVAKWWPVNIHLTGKDILRFHAISWPAMLMSAGLPLPGRVFSHGFLTKDGQKMGKSQGNTLDPVALVETYGPDAVRYYFLREIEFGKDGDFNETRFINVLNADLANDLGNLLNRTLKMAGRYCDGHVPDVDPQSIAADHSLRAIGTALPKTVFEAYTYLAFSQACTAILALVQASNKFLDEQAPWSLYKQGKQAETEAVLYAVLESVRQAAYLLSPMIPGISNQIYAQLGFAIDFDDKAIGQQINYADHAAWGYLPPAQILGEASPVFQRLELPEPVGNP, from the coding sequence ATGACTTTTACCCCTGTCGACCAACCGCCCTTTGCTATTACTACGCCGCTGTATTACGTCAACGGCTTGCCCCATATCGGCAGCGCCTACACCACCATTGCCGCCGACGTAGTGGCTCGATTCTATCGGCTGATGGGGCATCCGGTGCTGATGATTACCGGCACCGATGAACACGGCCAAAAAATTCAGCGCACTGCCGAAGAGCGCGGTGTTTCACCCCAGGAACATTGCGACGAGTTTGTGGCTGGGTTTGAGCGTCTGTGGGAATTGCTGAACATCGACTGCGATCGCTTCATTCGCACCACTGCCCCCCGCCACAACGTCATCGTCAACGAGTTTTTTCAGCGCCTGTGGGATCAGGGAGACATCTATAAGGGCCAGCAGCAGGGCTGGTACTGTGTTTCCTGCGAAGAGTTTAAAGAAGAGCGCGATCTGCTGCCCAACCAGCACTGTGCCATTCACACCAACAAGCCGGTGGAGTGGCGTGATGAGTCAAACTACTTTTTTAAGCTGTCGAAATATCAAGATCAGCTAGAGCAGCTCTACGCTAGTCAGCCCGACTTTATTCAGCCCGAGGCCCGTCGCAACGAGGTGCTGGGCTTTGTGAAACAGGGATTGCAAGACTTCTCAATTTCGCGCATCAACCTCGACTGGGGTTTTCCAGTACCCACCGATCCTGAGCAAACCCTCTACGTCTGGTTTGACGCATTACTAGGCTACCTAACGGCTCTGCAAGACCCCAGCGAACCACCGAGCCTGGAGCAGGCAGTGGCCAAGTGGTGGCCTGTGAATATTCACCTGACCGGAAAAGACATTCTGCGGTTTCACGCCATCTCCTGGCCAGCCATGCTGATGTCGGCGGGGCTGCCGCTGCCAGGGCGGGTGTTTAGCCACGGCTTTTTGACTAAGGACGGCCAAAAGATGGGCAAGAGCCAGGGCAACACCCTGGACCCAGTGGCGCTGGTGGAAACCTATGGCCCCGATGCGGTGCGCTACTACTTTCTGCGCGAAATCGAGTTTGGCAAAGATGGCGATTTCAACGAAACCCGCTTCATCAATGTGCTGAATGCCGACCTAGCTAACGATCTGGGCAATCTGCTCAACCGCACCTTAAAGATGGCCGGGCGCTACTGCGATGGCCATGTGCCTGATGTTGATCCTCAAAGCATTGCGGCTGATCATTCTCTGCGGGCGATCGGCACAGCGCTGCCTAAAACTGTCTTTGAGGCTTACACTTACCTGGCCTTTAGTCAGGCCTGTACCGCAATTTTGGCGCTAGTGCAGGCCAGCAACAAGTTCCTTGATGAGCAAGCTCCCTGGAGTCTCTACAAACAGGGCAAACAGGCCGAAACCGAAGCCGTTCTATACGCCGTGCTGGAGTCGGTGCGACAGGCCGCCTATTTGCTGTCACCGATGATCCCTGGCATCAGCAACCAAATTTATGCTCAGCTCGGCTTTGCCATAGATTTTGACGACAAAGCCATCGGTCAGCAGATTAACTATGCCGACCATGCTGCCTGGGGCTATTTGCCCCCTGCTCAGATTTTGGGAGAAGCCTCCCCCGTATTTCAGCGCTTGGAACTGCCCGAACCCGTGGGCAATCCCTAG
- a CDS encoding DUF2499 domain-containing protein produces the protein MHALSLPTWMIHISSVLEWMAAMWFIWQFATVTQRPVWRWLAIGMFPALVSAMAACTWHLFDNASGLAWLVTLQAAMTVIGNCTLCLAAWWIWRQSSISAASPK, from the coding sequence ATGCACGCTCTCTCGCTGCCCACCTGGATGATCCATATTTCAAGTGTGCTGGAGTGGATGGCGGCGATGTGGTTTATTTGGCAATTTGCCACCGTGACCCAGCGGCCCGTATGGCGCTGGCTGGCGATCGGCATGTTTCCCGCCCTGGTAAGCGCCATGGCCGCCTGCACCTGGCACCTGTTCGACAATGCCTCTGGTCTGGCCTGGCTAGTCACCCTACAGGCCGCGATGACCGTGATCGGCAACTGCACCCTATGTCTCGCCGCCTGGTGGATCTGGCGACAGAGCAGCATTTCAGCCGCCAGCCCAAAGTGA
- a CDS encoding DUF3593 domain-containing protein: protein MLDKNTLFAMSLFPYLGFLWFMSRTQETPRLALTGFYALLVFVAVTIPAGIYAKVGLGEELANVDWLHGSAEAFLTLSNILVVLGFRQAVVQHRVGTQAEGD, encoded by the coding sequence ATGCTCGACAAAAACACTCTCTTCGCCATGTCCCTCTTCCCCTACCTAGGGTTTCTCTGGTTTATGAGCCGTACCCAGGAGACACCGCGGTTGGCGCTGACTGGCTTCTACGCGCTGCTGGTGTTTGTGGCGGTAACTATTCCGGCAGGTATCTATGCCAAGGTGGGACTTGGGGAAGAACTGGCCAACGTGGACTGGCTCCACGGCAGCGCAGAGGCGTTTTTAACACTGTCAAACATTCTTGTGGTGCTGGGGTTTCGCCAAGCGGTTGTGCAGCATCGGGTGGGGACGCAGGCGGAGGGCGATTAG
- the csaB gene encoding polysaccharide pyruvyl transferase CsaB — MRAVLCGYYGMGNGGDEALLATLLQMLPAGVTPVVLSGNPVETAQRYGVETVPRKALGPVIRALRGAEVLIWGGGSLLQDATSLQNPIYYGGLMVLAQWLGLKTIAWGQGIGPLSHPLSQGLGRYALGHCNAVSVRDNGSAAWLARWHVPGMQAPDPVWALDAAPVDGLWDLPAPRVAVALRPHPWLTESRLDQFTQALASFQKATQTCLLLVPFQPIKDLPIAEYIQPRLPGPSRIYALDNPHQLKGLFRGVEMTLGMRLHALIMAAAEGCRCFGLSYDPKVSHLMTDLDLPGFDLNPQAVSHRWPDTPEQMTQAWLEVYANGDPLSPEQISSRVDRALMHQDLLRDVLLP, encoded by the coding sequence ATGCGAGCGGTTTTGTGTGGCTACTATGGCATGGGCAACGGCGGCGATGAAGCTCTACTCGCTACCCTGCTGCAAATGCTGCCTGCGGGAGTAACGCCCGTGGTGCTGTCGGGCAACCCCGTTGAAACCGCCCAGCGCTACGGCGTAGAAACTGTGCCCCGCAAGGCCCTGGGGCCAGTCATTCGCGCTCTGCGGGGGGCCGAGGTGCTGATTTGGGGCGGCGGCAGTCTGCTACAAGACGCCACCAGTCTGCAAAACCCCATTTACTATGGCGGGCTGATGGTGCTAGCCCAGTGGTTGGGGCTGAAAACTATTGCTTGGGGGCAGGGCATTGGCCCCCTCAGCCACCCTCTCAGTCAGGGGCTGGGCCGCTACGCCCTGGGCCACTGCAACGCCGTTAGCGTGAGAGACAACGGCTCGGCGGCTTGGTTGGCTCGCTGGCATGTGCCGGGCATGCAGGCCCCAGACCCGGTGTGGGCCTTGGACGCCGCGCCAGTAGACGGACTATGGGATTTGCCTGCCCCTCGGGTAGCTGTTGCTCTGCGCCCTCACCCCTGGCTGACCGAAAGTCGCCTAGACCAGTTCACCCAAGCTCTGGCCTCGTTTCAGAAGGCGACCCAAACCTGCCTGCTGCTGGTGCCCTTTCAGCCGATCAAAGACCTGCCCATTGCCGAATATATTCAGCCACGGCTGCCTGGCCCTAGCCGCATCTATGCTTTAGATAACCCACACCAGCTCAAAGGGCTGTTTCGCGGCGTTGAGATGACGCTAGGCATGCGACTGCACGCCCTGATTATGGCGGCGGCTGAGGGCTGTCGCTGCTTTGGGCTCAGCTACGACCCCAAGGTCAGCCACCTGATGACCGACCTCGATCTGCCAGGGTTTGACCTCAACCCCCAAGCGGTGAGCCACCGCTGGCCAGACACCCCTGAGCAGATGACCCAAGCCTGGCTGGAGGTCTACGCCAACGGCGACCCACTGTCGCCCGAACAAATCAGTTCACGAGTGGATCGCGCCCTGATGCACCAAGACCTGCTAAGGGACGTGCTGTTGCCCTGA
- the gorA gene encoding glutathione-disulfide reductase, whose translation MTYDFDLLVIGGGSGGIAAARRAASHGAHVGLAEARQLGGTCVNRGCLPKKLMVYAAQFAEQAEVATSYGWTVGERQFDWPTLIAAVDQEVQRLRGVYQDLLDKSGVEIFRHQAQFVDEHTLAMGETTVTAARILIAAGGQPTRPDNISGIEHAITSDDIFHLPQQPKRMVIIGGGYIGCEFASILTGLGTEVTQIIQGDRVLSGFDDDLRNEIHGAMQRQGITMVTNSEQIAIAPGKSGLTLTVTTEQEQKTVLSDAVSLAATGRNPNVKGLGLENTGVTLNHGAIAVDAHYRTSVPHIFAIGDIIDRVSLTPVAIREGRLFADAEFGHQAVTLDYDTIPTAVFTTPEMGTVGFTEVEAAKKFGKDDIQTYCSRFQPLYYRPSDRETQGLIKLVVQKSTDRVLGAHMVCNHAAELMQGVAIAVTMGATKADFDTTLPIHPSTAEELIGLG comes from the coding sequence GTGACCTACGACTTTGATTTACTGGTAATTGGTGGAGGCTCTGGCGGTATAGCGGCGGCGCGGCGGGCTGCCAGCCATGGTGCCCATGTGGGTCTAGCGGAGGCAAGGCAGCTGGGCGGCACCTGCGTCAATCGTGGTTGCTTACCCAAAAAGCTGATGGTGTATGCGGCTCAGTTTGCAGAACAGGCTGAAGTGGCCACCAGCTACGGCTGGACTGTCGGCGAGCGACAGTTTGACTGGCCCACCCTAATTGCCGCCGTCGACCAGGAAGTGCAGCGCCTCAGGGGTGTCTATCAAGACCTGCTCGACAAATCAGGTGTAGAAATTTTTCGCCACCAGGCGCAGTTCGTCGATGAGCACACCCTAGCTATGGGTGAAACCACCGTCACCGCCGCCAGAATTTTGATTGCTGCCGGCGGTCAACCTACCCGGCCCGACAATATTTCTGGTATTGAGCACGCTATCACCTCCGACGATATCTTTCATCTGCCCCAGCAGCCAAAGCGCATGGTCATTATTGGCGGTGGATATATCGGTTGCGAATTTGCCAGCATTCTCACTGGGCTGGGCACCGAAGTTACCCAGATCATTCAGGGTGACAGAGTCCTGAGCGGCTTTGATGACGACCTACGCAACGAAATTCACGGGGCGATGCAGCGACAGGGCATCACGATGGTGACCAACAGCGAGCAGATTGCGATCGCCCCCGGCAAGTCAGGCTTAACCCTGACCGTAACTACCGAGCAGGAGCAAAAGACCGTGCTCAGCGACGCGGTGAGTTTGGCGGCCACCGGGCGCAACCCCAACGTGAAGGGCCTAGGGCTAGAGAATACCGGTGTTACCCTCAACCACGGGGCGATCGCCGTCGACGCTCACTATCGCACCTCCGTCCCCCACATCTTCGCGATCGGAGACATCATCGATCGCGTTAGCCTCACCCCTGTAGCGATCCGGGAGGGCCGCCTATTCGCTGACGCCGAATTTGGTCACCAAGCCGTCACCCTCGACTACGACACCATTCCTACCGCTGTGTTTACCACGCCTGAGATGGGCACCGTTGGCTTCACCGAAGTAGAAGCTGCCAAAAAGTTTGGCAAAGACGACATTCAAACCTACTGCTCCCGCTTTCAGCCTCTGTACTACCGGCCCTCTGACCGAGAGACCCAAGGCTTGATTAAGCTAGTGGTGCAAAAATCTACTGACCGAGTGCTAGGGGCGCATATGGTGTGCAACCACGCCGCAGAGCTCATGCAGGGGGTTGCGATCGCCGTGACCATGGGTGCCACCAAAGCCGATTTTGATACCACCCTGCCAATTCACCCCAGCACCGCCGAGGAACTGATCGGCTTGGGATAA
- the lepB gene encoding signal peptidase I produces the protein MPPESSLNSGPAQKQQAPQPNPWVEGLQTIVLSVFLALGIRHFVAEARYIPSGSMEPTLQINDRLVIEKISYHLNPPEHGDVVVFWPPDSLTPPGKRRDAFIKRIIGLPGDVVEVRNGEVIRNGEVLTEPYIKAAPDYQWGPEEVPEASYLVLGDNRNSSYDSHAWGFVPQENIIGKAVVRFWPPDRLGLLDD, from the coding sequence CTGCCGCCCGAGTCCTCTCTAAATTCAGGTCCGGCTCAAAAGCAGCAGGCACCCCAACCAAATCCATGGGTGGAAGGGCTGCAAACCATCGTGCTGAGTGTGTTCTTGGCCCTGGGTATCCGACATTTTGTGGCAGAGGCGCGCTACATTCCCTCGGGCTCAATGGAGCCCACGTTGCAAATCAACGATCGCCTCGTGATCGAAAAGATTAGCTATCACCTCAACCCCCCCGAACATGGGGATGTTGTAGTGTTTTGGCCGCCCGACAGCCTCACGCCCCCCGGAAAGCGCCGAGACGCGTTTATTAAGCGCATTATTGGTCTGCCGGGTGACGTGGTCGAGGTACGCAATGGTGAGGTGATTCGCAATGGTGAGGTGCTGACTGAGCCCTACATCAAAGCTGCGCCTGATTACCAGTGGGGGCCTGAAGAAGTGCCCGAAGCTTCGTACTTAGTGCTGGGCGACAATCGCAACAGCAGCTACGACAGCCACGCCTGGGGATTTGTGCCCCAGGAAAACATCATTGGTAAAGCAGTGGTACGGTTTTGGCCGCCCGATCGCCTGGGCCTGCTTGACGATTGA
- the lptC gene encoding LPS export ABC transporter periplasmic protein LptC — MARWRQLMISGAAIAALAVGLYSLIGPGLGPKPNAEGPAAGDPAPGLTLRDVTLEQPDEQGQLLWRVKGKEVTYSPDQQVAFITRPDGDLFQDGEVIYQVVADTGEVRENGSVILLRGNIVATGVKNGSVLRGNEMEWRPQNDVLIMRDQITGTHPQLRAVADEARVFNRENRMELAGNVVASTVADSKTEPWLKLQAQELAWFWEEERIDSAQPLRVEQFKQNAITDVVVGQRGTVNLATQLVNLRGQVAMQMLDIPLNMASEALDWQVAEEQVTVNQPLTLIHPENKIRVTARQGRMDLAAQQIFLSQDVVAVGEANQARMTSDRLNWNVDTQTLVAEGGVNYRQVNPNVNLNGARAVGRIDDQTIVVDGGRVVTEIVPN; from the coding sequence ATGGCACGATGGCGGCAGTTGATGATTAGTGGTGCTGCGATCGCAGCTCTGGCCGTGGGGTTGTATAGCCTGATCGGTCCTGGGCTTGGCCCAAAGCCGAATGCTGAAGGCCCGGCTGCTGGAGACCCAGCACCGGGCCTGACCCTGCGGGATGTCACCCTAGAGCAGCCCGATGAGCAGGGGCAACTGCTCTGGCGGGTTAAGGGTAAGGAGGTCACCTACAGCCCTGACCAGCAGGTAGCGTTTATTACGCGTCCAGATGGCGACCTGTTTCAGGACGGCGAAGTTATCTATCAAGTGGTGGCCGACACCGGCGAGGTGCGCGAAAACGGCAGCGTAATTTTGCTGCGCGGCAATATTGTGGCCACCGGCGTTAAGAATGGCTCCGTGCTGCGGGGCAACGAAATGGAGTGGCGTCCCCAGAACGATGTGCTGATCATGCGCGACCAAATTACCGGTACCCACCCGCAGCTCAGGGCTGTGGCCGACGAGGCACGGGTGTTTAACCGCGAAAATCGCATGGAGCTAGCCGGTAACGTGGTGGCCAGTACGGTGGCTGATTCTAAAACTGAGCCCTGGCTGAAGCTGCAGGCCCAGGAACTCGCTTGGTTTTGGGAGGAAGAACGCATCGACAGTGCTCAACCTCTGCGGGTAGAGCAGTTTAAGCAAAACGCGATTACCGATGTGGTAGTTGGCCAGCGCGGCACGGTAAACCTGGCTACGCAGCTGGTAAACCTGCGTGGGCAGGTGGCCATGCAGATGCTGGATATTCCGCTCAATATGGCCAGCGAAGCTCTAGATTGGCAGGTGGCCGAAGAGCAGGTGACCGTCAACCAGCCCCTCACCCTGATCCATCCCGAAAATAAAATCAGGGTTACCGCCCGCCAGGGCCGCATGGATTTGGCAGCGCAGCAAATTTTTCTCTCCCAGGACGTAGTGGCCGTGGGCGAAGCTAATCAAGCCCGCATGACCAGCGATCGCCTCAACTGGAACGTAGACACCCAAACCCTGGTTGCTGAGGGTGGCGTTAACTATCGCCAGGTCAACCCCAACGTCAATCTCAACGGTGCGCGTGCCGTGGGGCGCATTGATGATCAGACCATAGTGGTTGACGGGGGTCGCGTTGTAACCGAGATCGTGCCGAATTAG
- a CDS encoding glutathione peroxidase, whose protein sequence is MSLPSNLATLDGAPLAPEVLADKVILFVNVASKCGLTPQYSGLVELDKAYGDRGLVIVGVPCNQFGKQEPGSPEEIKDFTKTKYDVDFTLLEKQDVNGPDRSPLYQFLVGEGPDIGWNFGKFLVGRDGQVIGRFEPQTPPNDPELKAAIEQALG, encoded by the coding sequence ATGTCTCTTCCTTCTAACCTCGCCACCCTAGACGGTGCCCCTTTGGCTCCCGAGGTGCTAGCTGACAAGGTAATTCTCTTTGTAAACGTGGCCAGCAAGTGCGGCCTGACACCCCAGTACAGCGGCCTGGTAGAGCTGGATAAGGCCTACGGCGATCGCGGCCTTGTGATTGTAGGCGTGCCCTGCAACCAGTTTGGCAAGCAAGAGCCCGGCAGCCCTGAGGAAATCAAAGACTTCACCAAGACCAAATACGACGTCGATTTTACCCTGCTCGAAAAGCAGGATGTCAACGGCCCCGATCGCAGCCCCCTCTATCAGTTTCTCGTCGGCGAAGGCCCCGACATCGGCTGGAACTTTGGCAAGTTTTTGGTCGGTCGCGATGGCCAGGTGATCGGGCGCTTTGAGCCTCAAACCCCTCCTAACGACCCCGAACTCAAAGCTGCGATCGAGCAGGCTTTGGGCTAA